A genomic region of Streptomyces sp. NBC_00247 contains the following coding sequences:
- a CDS encoding zinc-binding dehydrogenase has protein sequence MRVAQVVGFGGPEVLVAAEAVDPVAGPGQVLVAVAAVDTIFVETQVRAGWGRKFFPVTPPYVPGGGIAGTVRAVGEGVEPAWAGRRVVASIGYTGAYAELAVAPVEALAVVPDEVSFVDAAALAHDGATAAELLDVTAVRPGEQVLIVGASGGMGTLLVQLAGAAGARVVGLARGQRKMDLVTELGADAVIDPTGADWVDRAREALGDAGADVVLDGVGGEVGLAAFSLVANGGRFSAHGAPTGGFAPVNPSEATARGVRLLGIGDIRLTASAHAALLTRVLDAAAKKVLKTVVGATFPLAHAASAHEAIESRALLGKAVITVRPECGHRREGAAGRERTGPDPARFRLSARDAESTGT, from the coding sequence ATGCGTGTGGCACAGGTGGTCGGGTTCGGAGGCCCGGAGGTACTGGTCGCGGCGGAGGCCGTCGACCCGGTGGCGGGGCCGGGGCAGGTGCTGGTCGCCGTGGCCGCCGTGGACACGATCTTCGTGGAGACTCAGGTGCGGGCCGGCTGGGGCAGGAAGTTCTTCCCGGTCACCCCTCCGTACGTTCCCGGGGGCGGTATCGCCGGGACGGTACGCGCGGTCGGCGAGGGAGTGGAACCGGCTTGGGCAGGACGCCGTGTCGTTGCCTCCATCGGGTACACCGGAGCCTACGCGGAACTGGCCGTGGCTCCGGTGGAGGCTCTGGCCGTCGTCCCCGACGAGGTCTCCTTCGTGGACGCCGCCGCCTTGGCGCACGACGGGGCGACAGCGGCCGAACTGCTGGACGTCACGGCCGTCCGGCCGGGTGAGCAGGTTCTGATCGTGGGGGCGTCGGGCGGCATGGGAACACTCCTCGTGCAGCTGGCCGGAGCTGCCGGGGCCCGGGTAGTCGGCCTGGCCCGCGGGCAGCGGAAAATGGACCTGGTAACGGAGTTGGGAGCGGATGCGGTCATCGACCCGACCGGCGCGGACTGGGTGGACCGCGCGCGGGAGGCGCTCGGCGACGCGGGCGCGGACGTCGTCCTGGACGGGGTGGGCGGCGAGGTCGGACTGGCCGCGTTCTCCCTGGTCGCGAACGGCGGCCGGTTCTCCGCCCACGGCGCCCCGACAGGGGGATTCGCGCCGGTGAACCCCTCGGAAGCGACGGCCCGCGGCGTCCGGCTGCTCGGTATCGGAGACATCCGGCTGACCGCCTCGGCTCACGCCGCACTCCTCACGCGCGTTCTCGACGCGGCCGCGAAGAAGGTTCTGAAGACGGTGGTCGGAGCCACCTTCCCCCTTGCGCACGCGGCTTCGGCGCACGAGGCGATCGAGTCCCGAGCGCTGCTGGGCAAAGCGGTGATCACCGTCCGACCCGAATGCGGACACCGTCGGGAGGGGGCGGCCGGCCGCGAACGCACTGGCCCGGACCCGGCGCGTTTCCGGCTGTCAGCCCGCGATGCCGAATCCACCGGGACATGA
- the katG gene encoding catalase/peroxidase HPI, which produces MTENPESHVFDPVVPDSPETAIPEVPEAQAAGCPVAHGRAPHPTQGGGNRQWWPDRLNLKILAKNPAVANPLGADFDYAAAFGGLDLPAVKRDIAEVLTTSQDWWPADFGNYGPLMIRMAWHSAGTYRISDGRGGAGAGQQRFAPLNSWPDNGNLDKARRLLWPVKRKYGQALSWADLLILTGNVALETMGFKTFGFAGGREDVWESEEDVYWGPETTWLDDERYTGDRELENPLGAVQMGLIYVNPEGPNGNPDPIAAARDIRETFRRMAMNDEETVALIAGGHTFGKTHGAGPAENVGADPEGAPLEEQGLGWRSTYQTGKGGDAITSGLEVTWTSTPTQWGNEFFHNLFAYEYELTKSPAGAHQWIAKDAEATVPYAHDASKKQKPQMLTTDLSLRFDPAYEPISRRFHENPEEFADAFARAWYKLTHRDMGPIQRYLGPEVPSEVLLWQDPLPARTGEPLDASEIASLKEQLLATDLTVSQLVSAAWASASSFRGSDKRGGANGARVRLEPQRGWEANDPDELAQVLRVLEGVQQAFDAKGGKQVSLADLIVLAGGAAVEQAAKDAGVEVEVPFTAGRVDATQDQTDVESFAALEPAHDGFRNYTGKGSRLPAEYLLLDRANLLTLSAPETTVLVGGLRVLGANTGGSKHGVLTDRPGTLTNDFFVNLLDLGITWKSTSSAQDEFEARDASGRVKWTGTRVDLVFGSNSELRALAEVYAGDDAKEKFVKDFVAAWTKVMDLDRFDLN; this is translated from the coding sequence ATGACCGAGAACCCCGAGTCGCACGTCTTCGACCCCGTCGTTCCGGACTCGCCCGAGACGGCCATTCCCGAGGTGCCCGAGGCTCAGGCAGCCGGCTGCCCCGTGGCCCACGGCCGCGCGCCGCACCCCACTCAGGGCGGCGGAAACCGCCAGTGGTGGCCGGACCGCCTCAACCTGAAGATCCTCGCCAAGAACCCCGCCGTGGCGAACCCGCTCGGCGCGGACTTCGACTACGCGGCCGCGTTCGGCGGACTCGACCTGCCCGCGGTGAAGCGGGACATCGCCGAGGTGCTCACCACTTCGCAGGACTGGTGGCCGGCCGACTTCGGCAACTACGGGCCGCTGATGATCCGGATGGCCTGGCACAGCGCCGGCACGTACCGCATCAGCGACGGCCGCGGTGGCGCGGGCGCCGGTCAGCAGCGCTTCGCCCCGCTGAACAGCTGGCCGGACAACGGCAACCTGGACAAGGCCCGCCGACTGCTGTGGCCGGTCAAGAGGAAGTACGGCCAGGCGCTGTCCTGGGCCGACCTGCTGATCCTCACCGGCAACGTCGCCCTGGAGACCATGGGCTTCAAGACCTTCGGCTTCGCCGGTGGCCGCGAGGACGTCTGGGAGTCGGAGGAGGACGTCTACTGGGGCCCGGAGACCACCTGGCTCGACGACGAGCGCTACACCGGCGACCGCGAGCTGGAGAACCCGCTCGGCGCGGTCCAGATGGGCCTGATCTACGTCAACCCCGAGGGCCCCAACGGCAACCCGGACCCGATCGCGGCCGCCCGCGACATCCGCGAGACCTTCCGCCGGATGGCGATGAACGACGAGGAGACGGTCGCCCTCATCGCCGGTGGTCACACCTTCGGCAAGACGCACGGCGCGGGTCCGGCCGAGAACGTCGGCGCGGACCCCGAGGGCGCTCCGCTGGAGGAGCAGGGCCTCGGCTGGCGCAGCACCTACCAGACGGGCAAGGGCGGGGACGCCATCACCAGCGGTCTGGAGGTGACCTGGACCAGCACCCCGACGCAGTGGGGCAACGAGTTCTTCCACAACCTCTTCGCGTACGAATACGAGCTGACCAAGTCCCCGGCCGGCGCGCACCAGTGGATCGCCAAGGACGCCGAGGCGACCGTCCCGTACGCGCACGACGCGTCGAAGAAGCAGAAGCCGCAGATGCTCACCACCGACCTGTCGCTGCGCTTCGACCCGGCCTACGAGCCGATCTCGCGCCGCTTCCACGAGAACCCGGAGGAGTTCGCGGACGCCTTCGCGCGCGCCTGGTACAAGCTGACGCACCGCGACATGGGCCCGATCCAGCGCTACCTGGGTCCCGAGGTGCCCTCCGAGGTGCTGCTGTGGCAGGACCCGCTGCCCGCCCGCACGGGCGAGCCGCTGGACGCCTCGGAGATCGCCTCGCTCAAGGAGCAGCTTCTCGCCACGGACCTGACGGTGTCGCAGCTGGTCTCGGCCGCCTGGGCCTCGGCCTCGTCCTTCCGCGGCAGCGACAAGCGCGGCGGCGCCAACGGTGCCCGGGTCCGTCTGGAGCCCCAGCGCGGCTGGGAGGCGAACGACCCGGACGAGCTGGCCCAGGTCCTGCGCGTGCTGGAAGGCGTTCAGCAGGCCTTCGACGCCAAGGGCGGCAAGCAGGTCTCGCTGGCCGACCTGATCGTCCTGGCCGGCGGCGCCGCCGTCGAGCAGGCGGCCAAGGACGCCGGCGTCGAGGTCGAGGTGCCGTTCACCGCGGGCCGGGTCGACGCCACGCAGGACCAGACGGACGTCGAGTCCTTCGCCGCGCTGGAGCCCGCGCACGACGGCTTCCGCAACTACACCGGCAAGGGCAGCCGCCTGCCCGCCGAGTACCTGCTCCTCGACCGCGCCAACCTGCTGACGCTGAGCGCCCCGGAGACCACGGTCCTGGTCGGCGGTCTGCGCGTGCTCGGCGCCAACACCGGCGGCTCGAAGCACGGTGTCCTCACCGACCGGCCGGGCACGCTGACCAACGACTTCTTCGTGAACCTGCTCGACCTGGGCATCACCTGGAAGTCGACGTCGTCGGCGCAGGACGAGTTCGAGGCCCGCGACGCGTCCGGCCGGGTCAAGTGGACCGGTACGCGCGTCGACCTGGTGTTCGGCTCCAACTCCGAACTCCGGGCCCTCGCCGAGGTCTACGCCGGCGACGACGCGAAGGAGAAGTTCGTGAAGGACTTCGTCGCCGCCTGGACCAAGGTCATGGACCTCGACCGGTTCGACCTGAACTGA
- a CDS encoding Fur family transcriptional regulator — protein sequence MSDLLQRLRNRDWRLTSQRRVVAEVLDGDHVHLTADEVHLRAAARLPEISRATVYNTLGELVALGEVLEVSTVGRAKRYDPNAHRPHQHLVCSGCGTVRDVHPVGDALGDLPEAERFGFAVGSVEVTYRGLCPACV from the coding sequence ATGAGCGACCTCCTTCAGCGGCTGCGGAACCGTGACTGGCGGTTGACCTCGCAGCGGCGTGTCGTCGCGGAGGTCCTCGACGGCGATCACGTGCACCTTACGGCGGACGAGGTGCATCTGCGGGCCGCCGCGCGACTGCCCGAGATCTCCCGTGCGACCGTCTACAACACGCTGGGGGAACTCGTCGCGCTCGGCGAGGTGCTGGAAGTCTCGACCGTCGGCCGGGCCAAGCGCTACGACCCGAACGCGCACCGCCCCCACCAGCACCTGGTGTGTTCCGGCTGCGGCACGGTCCGCGACGTCCACCCGGTCGGCGACGCCCTCGGCGACCTGCCCGAGGCCGAACGGTTCGGGTTCGCCGTCGGCTCGGTGGAGGTCACCTACCGCGGCCTGTGCCCGGCCTGCGTCTGA
- a CDS encoding metallophosphoesterase, with the protein MTETSDTRSAAGEAAKAPPSGLGRLMRWVPLTAPVLLWAVPCWVLLHAGQHWPPPVTSIGTALFLLGLAGMPLAMVRGHGRRQRDRAAIVGDTLLGGIWVLFTWSVLLGVLLRLALAVAGVGDGQDRARTVTWAVLGTAAVLLAWGYAEARRVPRVRRLDVRLPRLGAGLDGTRVALITDTHYGPLDRARWSERVCETVNTLEADLVCHTGDIADGTAERRRAQAAPLGTVRATRARVYVTGNHEYYSEAQGWVDLMDELGWEPLRNRHLLLERGGDTLVVAGVDDVTAESSGLAGHGAHLAGALQGADPELPVLLLAHQPKFIDRAAAHGVDLQLSGHTHGGQIWPFHHLVRLDQPALAGLSRHGSRTLLYTSRGTGFWGPPFRVFAPSEITLLVLRSPR; encoded by the coding sequence ATGACCGAGACGAGCGACACCCGATCCGCCGCCGGTGAAGCGGCGAAAGCACCACCGAGTGGACTGGGGCGACTGATGCGCTGGGTCCCCCTGACCGCTCCCGTGCTGCTGTGGGCGGTGCCGTGCTGGGTTCTCCTGCACGCCGGGCAGCACTGGCCGCCCCCCGTCACGTCCATCGGCACCGCGCTGTTCCTCCTCGGCCTGGCCGGTATGCCGCTCGCGATGGTGCGCGGCCACGGCCGGCGCCAGCGGGACCGGGCGGCGATCGTCGGGGACACGCTGCTGGGCGGCATCTGGGTCCTGTTCACCTGGTCGGTTCTGCTCGGCGTCCTGCTGCGGCTCGCCCTGGCAGTGGCCGGGGTCGGTGACGGACAGGACCGGGCGCGCACCGTCACCTGGGCCGTCCTCGGAACAGCCGCCGTGCTGCTCGCCTGGGGGTACGCCGAGGCCCGGCGCGTGCCCCGCGTACGCCGACTCGACGTGCGGCTCCCCCGCCTGGGGGCCGGGCTGGACGGAACCCGCGTCGCCCTGATCACCGACACCCACTACGGCCCCCTCGACCGCGCCCGCTGGTCCGAGCGGGTGTGCGAGACGGTGAACACTCTGGAAGCCGACCTGGTCTGCCACACCGGCGACATCGCGGACGGCACGGCCGAACGCCGTCGCGCCCAGGCCGCCCCGCTCGGCACCGTGCGGGCGACTCGGGCCCGCGTCTACGTCACCGGCAACCACGAGTACTACAGCGAGGCCCAGGGCTGGGTCGACCTGATGGACGAACTCGGCTGGGAGCCGCTGCGCAACCGCCATCTGCTGCTCGAACGCGGCGGCGACACCCTCGTGGTCGCCGGCGTCGACGACGTCACCGCCGAGTCCTCCGGACTGGCGGGGCACGGGGCCCACCTCGCCGGAGCCCTCCAGGGCGCCGACCCCGAGCTCCCCGTCCTCCTCCTCGCCCACCAGCCCAAGTTCATCGACCGGGCGGCGGCCCACGGCGTCGACCTCCAGCTCTCCGGCCACACCCACGGCGGCCAGATATGGCCCTTCCACCACCTGGTCCGCCTCGACCAGCCGGCCCTCGCCGGACTCAGCCGGCACGGGTCCCGGACCCTCCTCTACACGAGTCGCGGCACCGGTTTCTGGGGCCCGCCCTTCCGCGTCTTCGCACCCAGCGAGATCACCCTTCTCGTGCTCCGTTCCCCGCGGTAG
- a CDS encoding adenylyl cyclase, protein MIPSRRSVLRGAAAAAASVPLISGVSSGPAFASAAASGEHGAGHASDEHRTGHATSALGPNVLVFDPSMSDASIQAKVDAVFAVQESNQFGDERFALAFKPGTYTVDINVGFYTHVLGLGASPSDVVINGHVTVDAQWFDGNGTQNFWRAAENLTIVPPDGLERWAVSQAAPMRRVHIKGNMTLMPSPPGNQWSSGGFLVDSKVDGQVDSGSQQQWLSRNDTFGSWTGSNWNMVFVGTEGAPAQSFPAPPMTTVDRTPVVREKPFLTVDRHGSYQVFVPALRSNSTGTTWEHGQARGHSIPLSRFHVAQPGDSAAEINQALAHGKHLLFTPGIYDISAPLRVNRAGTVVLGLGLTTLRSTRGNTVIDVADVAGVTLAGLLVEAASKHTPVLVRVGKGRSRLRHKGDPTVLFDIVARIGGAIAGGAGISVQVDSNDVICDHLWLWRADHGLDGTVGWTVNPADTGIVVNGDHVTVYGLFVEHYQKYEVVWQGEHGRTYFFQNEHPYDVPTQSAWRHGSALGYAAYKVGDNVREHHAWGLGSYCFFNLGANIYTDAAYEVPNTPGVVFTDLMTVCLNDAAGGGILHCIDNAGDPVQNGFGTYFMKSYSNGVVGA, encoded by the coding sequence ATGATTCCCTCTCGCCGTAGTGTGCTGCGCGGGGCAGCCGCTGCCGCTGCCTCGGTGCCGCTGATCAGCGGAGTCAGTTCAGGACCGGCGTTCGCGTCGGCCGCGGCCTCCGGCGAGCACGGGGCCGGCCACGCTTCTGATGAGCACCGGACCGGCCACGCCACCTCCGCGCTCGGCCCGAACGTCCTGGTCTTCGATCCGTCCATGAGCGACGCCTCGATCCAGGCCAAGGTCGACGCCGTGTTCGCCGTCCAGGAGTCCAACCAGTTCGGCGACGAGCGCTTCGCCCTGGCATTCAAGCCGGGCACCTACACCGTCGACATCAACGTCGGTTTCTACACGCACGTCCTCGGTCTCGGCGCGAGCCCTTCCGATGTAGTGATCAACGGTCATGTCACCGTCGACGCCCAGTGGTTCGACGGGAACGGCACCCAGAACTTCTGGCGGGCCGCGGAGAACCTGACCATCGTGCCGCCGGACGGGCTGGAGCGCTGGGCGGTTTCCCAGGCGGCCCCGATGCGCCGCGTTCACATCAAGGGGAACATGACCCTGATGCCGAGCCCGCCCGGCAACCAGTGGTCCAGCGGCGGCTTCCTGGTCGACAGCAAGGTGGACGGGCAGGTCGATTCCGGCTCCCAGCAGCAGTGGCTGTCGCGCAACGACACCTTCGGCAGCTGGACCGGCTCCAACTGGAACATGGTGTTCGTCGGTACCGAGGGCGCCCCCGCCCAGTCCTTCCCGGCCCCGCCGATGACCACCGTCGACCGCACCCCCGTGGTACGGGAGAAGCCGTTCCTCACCGTGGACCGCCACGGCTCCTACCAGGTCTTCGTGCCCGCGCTGCGCTCCAACAGCACCGGCACGACCTGGGAACACGGGCAGGCCCGGGGGCACAGCATCCCGCTGTCGCGGTTCCACGTGGCCCAGCCGGGCGACTCGGCCGCCGAGATCAACCAGGCCCTCGCCCACGGCAAGCACCTCCTGTTCACGCCGGGCATCTACGACATCTCCGCGCCGCTGCGGGTCAACCGGGCCGGCACCGTGGTGCTCGGCCTCGGCCTGACCACCCTGCGCTCCACCCGCGGCAACACCGTGATCGACGTCGCCGACGTCGCCGGTGTCACCCTCGCCGGGCTGCTGGTCGAGGCGGCCTCCAAGCACACCCCGGTGCTGGTACGCGTCGGCAAGGGCCGGAGCCGGCTGCGGCACAAGGGCGACCCGACCGTGCTCTTCGACATCGTCGCCCGCATCGGCGGCGCGATCGCCGGCGGCGCGGGCATCAGTGTCCAGGTCGACAGCAACGACGTGATCTGCGACCACCTCTGGCTCTGGCGCGCCGACCACGGTCTCGACGGCACCGTCGGCTGGACGGTCAACCCCGCCGACACCGGCATCGTGGTGAACGGCGACCACGTCACCGTGTACGGGCTCTTCGTCGAGCACTACCAGAAGTACGAGGTGGTGTGGCAGGGCGAACACGGCCGCACCTACTTCTTCCAGAACGAGCACCCGTACGACGTGCCCACGCAGTCGGCCTGGCGGCACGGCTCCGCCCTCGGGTACGCCGCGTACAAGGTCGGCGACAACGTGCGCGAGCACCACGCCTGGGGCCTGGGCAGCTACTGCTTCTTCAACCTCGGCGCGAACATCTACACCGACGCCGCCTACGAGGTCCCGAACACCCCCGGCGTCGTCTTCACCGACCTGATGACGGTCTGCCTCAACGACGCGGCCGGCGGCGGCATCCTGCACTGCATCGACAATGCGGGCGACCCGGTCCAGAACGGCTTCGGGACGTACTTCATGAAGTCGTACTCCAACGGGGTCGTCGGAGCCTGA
- a CDS encoding SDR family NAD(P)-dependent oxidoreductase: MDLGLSHRIAIVTGASRGIGLAVTRALVREGATVVTGARKNTPELEALAGTGRVLAVEVDLSGPTGPRSLVDAAVSAYGGVDVLVNNVGAVRPRVDGFLTVTDEEWEAAWTINFLAAVRATRAALPHMAGRTGAGVVTISSVNAFLPDPLVIDYGTAKAALSNFCKAVSKEFGPQGIRVNTVSPGPVSTALWLGDDGVAASVSAATGGSPESVAEQAAGGSVTGRFTRPEEIADLVAFLASDRSGNITGADFVVDGGLVTTL; the protein is encoded by the coding sequence ATGGACCTGGGCCTGTCCCACCGCATCGCGATCGTCACCGGTGCGAGCCGTGGCATCGGACTCGCCGTCACCCGGGCTCTCGTCCGCGAAGGCGCGACCGTGGTCACGGGGGCGCGGAAGAACACCCCTGAACTCGAAGCGCTGGCCGGTACCGGACGCGTCCTCGCCGTCGAGGTCGATCTGAGCGGTCCGACCGGCCCCCGCTCTCTCGTCGACGCAGCGGTCTCCGCGTACGGCGGCGTGGACGTCCTCGTCAACAACGTCGGCGCGGTGCGCCCACGCGTGGACGGCTTCCTGACGGTGACCGACGAGGAGTGGGAGGCCGCGTGGACCATCAACTTCCTGGCGGCCGTCCGTGCCACCCGGGCCGCGCTCCCCCACATGGCCGGAAGGACCGGAGCCGGCGTGGTCACGATCAGCTCGGTCAACGCCTTCCTCCCCGATCCGCTGGTGATCGACTACGGCACCGCGAAGGCGGCGCTGTCCAACTTCTGCAAGGCGGTGTCCAAGGAGTTCGGGCCGCAGGGCATCCGCGTCAACACGGTCAGCCCCGGACCCGTCAGCACCGCGCTGTGGCTGGGGGACGACGGTGTCGCCGCCTCGGTTTCCGCGGCGACGGGTGGCAGCCCCGAATCCGTGGCGGAGCAAGCCGCGGGCGGTTCGGTGACCGGTCGCTTCACCCGTCCCGAAGAGATCGCCGACCTCGTCGCTTTTCTGGCGAGCGACCGGAGCGGGAACATCACCGGGGCCGACTTCGTCGTCGACGGCGGCCTGGTCACCACCCTGTAG
- a CDS encoding TolB family protein, which produces MTRPRSRLLVLLCAVTVLAVVATASVLHAAARSDRLDVAKPGGPVVTTGRITLADQHRMIFRNMAWGPHRDELTTVPVTAPTGARTASGVKCLRFYAASGTGVCLQAVHGALQDTYRATILDRSLKEKAHYPIPGIPSRARVSPSGRLAAWTVFVGGDSYAGTNFSTRAAILDTRTGKLVPSLEDFAIRKDGRPYRAADVNFWGVTFASDDRHFYATLATKGRTYLIRGDLEDRTLTTLRTNVECPSLSPDGTRIAYKSRDEGLPADAPWRLHVLDLGTLADHPLAETRSVDDQAVWKDDTTVTYALPGDFGADLYEVPADGSGRPHPVMTAAVSPAYL; this is translated from the coding sequence ATGACGCGCCCACGCTCCCGGCTCCTCGTCCTCCTCTGCGCCGTCACCGTGCTCGCGGTCGTCGCCACCGCCTCCGTGCTGCACGCCGCGGCCAGGTCCGACCGGCTCGACGTGGCGAAGCCCGGCGGGCCGGTCGTCACCACCGGGCGGATCACGCTCGCGGACCAGCACCGGATGATCTTCCGGAACATGGCCTGGGGCCCGCACCGCGACGAGCTGACGACCGTACCAGTCACGGCGCCCACCGGGGCGCGCACCGCCTCGGGCGTCAAGTGCCTGCGTTTCTACGCGGCTTCGGGTACCGGAGTCTGCCTCCAGGCGGTGCACGGGGCGCTCCAGGACACCTACCGGGCCACGATCCTCGACCGGAGCCTGAAGGAGAAGGCGCACTACCCGATCCCCGGCATCCCCTCCCGCGCCCGTGTCTCCCCCAGCGGCCGGCTGGCCGCCTGGACGGTCTTCGTGGGCGGCGACAGCTACGCGGGCACGAACTTCTCCACCCGCGCCGCGATCCTCGACACCCGCACCGGCAAGCTCGTCCCGAGTCTGGAGGACTTCGCGATACGCAAGGACGGCCGCCCCTACCGCGCCGCGGACGTCAACTTCTGGGGCGTCACCTTCGCTTCGGACGACCGGCACTTCTACGCGACCCTCGCCACGAAGGGCCGGACCTACCTGATCCGCGGTGACCTGGAGGACCGTACGCTCACCACTCTCCGGACCAACGTGGAGTGCCCCTCGCTCTCCCCGGACGGCACCCGCATCGCCTACAAGAGCCGCGACGAGGGCCTGCCCGCCGACGCCCCCTGGCGCCTGCACGTCCTGGACCTGGGCACACTCGCCGACCACCCGCTCGCCGAGACCCGCAGCGTGGACGACCAGGCGGTCTGGAAGGACGACACCACCGTCACCTACGCTCTGCCGGGCGACTTCGGCGCCGACCTCTACGAGGTCCCGGCCGACGGCTCCGGCCGCCCGCACCCGGTGATGACCGCGGCGGTGTCCCCGGCGTACCTGTGA
- a CDS encoding MFS transporter: protein MYVADSRATRAGSAERAAGPGTQPARRRVAVAPTVLALGTVSLITDVSSEMVTAVLPLYLVAGLGLSPLGFGLLDGVYNGFSALVRLVGGHFADRGGGRHKHVAVFGYGLSALCKPLLLMAHTLTPIGLVLAADRTGKGLRTAPRDAMISLSSPPEARGRAFGVHRAMDTAGALLGPFAAFLILRATVDGYDAVFTVSFCVAAVGVLVLVLFVPAKSTAPLASSGPGTPRVVKPAEHPGTAAPRPTLRAAFALLRHRAIRRIAVCALLLGLATVSDSFVYLLLQHRLGVPDRWFALMPVGTAAAFLLLALPLGRLADRVGPWRVFLAGHVALLGAYGLLLSSWHGAALPYLVLVLHGAFYAATDGVLMAAASQSVPEELRSSGLALIQTGQAFARFICSLAFGAAWTAWGDRTALLAAAAALAVCAAFALRTGPTVKVPA from the coding sequence ATGTACGTAGCGGACAGCCGCGCCACTCGTGCGGGGTCCGCCGAACGCGCCGCCGGGCCGGGCACACAGCCGGCCCGGCGGCGCGTGGCGGTCGCCCCCACCGTGCTGGCGCTCGGCACGGTCAGTCTGATCACCGACGTGTCCTCCGAGATGGTGACCGCGGTCCTGCCGCTCTACCTGGTGGCGGGTCTCGGCCTCAGCCCTCTCGGCTTCGGGCTGCTCGACGGTGTCTACAACGGCTTCTCCGCCCTGGTCCGGCTGGTCGGCGGTCACTTCGCCGACCGCGGAGGCGGGCGCCACAAGCACGTCGCCGTCTTCGGCTACGGCCTCTCGGCGCTCTGCAAACCCCTTCTCCTCATGGCCCACACCCTCACGCCCATCGGTCTCGTCCTGGCGGCCGACCGTACCGGCAAGGGGCTTCGCACCGCGCCGCGCGACGCGATGATCTCCCTGTCGTCGCCGCCGGAGGCCCGTGGCCGCGCCTTCGGCGTCCACCGCGCCATGGACACCGCGGGCGCCCTGCTCGGTCCGTTCGCCGCGTTCCTGATCCTGCGCGCCACCGTCGACGGCTACGACGCGGTGTTCACCGTGAGCTTCTGCGTGGCGGCTGTGGGCGTGCTGGTACTGGTGCTGTTCGTACCCGCGAAGAGCACCGCCCCGCTTGCCTCCTCCGGTCCGGGCACCCCGCGTGTCGTGAAGCCGGCCGAGCACCCCGGCACCGCCGCCCCCCGGCCCACCCTGCGCGCGGCCTTCGCGCTGCTCCGGCACCGCGCGATCCGGCGGATCGCCGTCTGCGCGCTGCTGCTGGGTCTCGCGACGGTGAGCGACTCGTTCGTCTACCTGCTGCTCCAGCACCGTCTCGGGGTGCCCGACCGCTGGTTCGCCCTGATGCCGGTCGGGACCGCCGCCGCGTTCCTGCTGCTCGCCCTGCCCCTGGGCCGGCTCGCGGACCGGGTCGGTCCCTGGCGGGTCTTCCTCGCCGGGCACGTCGCACTGCTGGGCGCGTACGGTCTGCTGCTCTCCTCGTGGCACGGGGCGGCGCTCCCGTACCTGGTGCTCGTCCTGCACGGCGCCTTCTACGCGGCCACGGACGGGGTCCTGATGGCGGCGGCCTCGCAGAGCGTGCCGGAGGAACTGCGCTCCTCCGGTCTCGCACTGATCCAGACCGGGCAGGCCTTCGCCCGGTTCATCTGCTCGCTGGCCTTCGGCGCGGCCTGGACCGCGTGGGGCGACCGCACGGCCCTGCTCGCGGCGGCGGCCGCACTCGCCGTGTGCGCCGCGTTCGCACTCCGCACCGGCCCGACCGTGAAGGTTCCCGCATGA
- a CDS encoding alkaline phosphatase family protein, with protein MLGRSVFRRSRTALTCAFALTALAAVGLWTGIGGSSSAQAAASVPTPDHVIVVVFENHGYSQVIGSSSAPYINSLKTGGANLTASYAETHPSQPNYFALFSGATQGITDDSCYTPGFSSRPNLASELIAAGKSWASYNETLPSQGSTTCSSGNYARKHNPWFGFSNVPTSSAYTFQQFPTDYTKLPQVSFVVPNLCSDMHDCSVSSGDTWLKNNLGAYATWAKTHNSLLVVTFDEDNRLSGNRIPTVLYGQRVTAGATSATTYNHYDLLRTLEDMHGLGHAGNAATAKDITGVWTS; from the coding sequence GTGCTCGGCAGATCCGTGTTCCGCCGCAGTCGCACCGCCCTCACCTGCGCCTTTGCCCTCACCGCCCTGGCTGCCGTCGGCCTGTGGACCGGCATCGGCGGGTCGTCGTCGGCGCAGGCCGCGGCCAGTGTGCCCACCCCCGACCACGTGATCGTGGTGGTCTTCGAGAACCACGGCTACAGCCAGGTCATCGGCTCGTCGAGCGCCCCGTACATCAACTCGCTGAAGACCGGCGGTGCCAACCTCACCGCCTCCTACGCCGAGACGCACCCCAGCCAGCCCAACTACTTCGCCCTGTTCTCCGGAGCCACCCAGGGCATCACGGACGACAGCTGCTACACCCCGGGCTTCTCCAGCCGGCCCAACCTCGCGTCCGAGCTGATCGCGGCGGGCAAGAGCTGGGCGAGTTACAACGAGACGCTGCCCAGCCAGGGTTCGACCACGTGCAGCAGCGGCAACTACGCCCGCAAGCACAACCCCTGGTTCGGCTTCAGCAACGTCCCCACCTCGTCCGCCTACACCTTCCAGCAGTTCCCCACCGACTACACGAAGCTGCCGCAGGTCTCCTTCGTCGTCCCGAACCTGTGCAGCGACATGCACGACTGCTCGGTGTCGAGCGGCGACACCTGGCTGAAGAACAACCTCGGCGCCTACGCGACCTGGGCCAAGACCCACAACAGCCTGCTCGTCGTCACCTTCGACGAGGACAACCGGCTCAGTGGCAACCGCATCCCGACGGTCCTCTACGGGCAGCGGGTGACCGCGGGCGCCACCTCCGCCACCACCTACAACCACTACGACCTCCTGCGCACGCTGGAGGACATGCACGGCCTCGGGCACGCGGGGAACGCCGCGACCGCCAAGGACATCACCGGAGTCTGGACCTCCTGA